From Candidatus Eisenbacteria bacterium, the proteins below share one genomic window:
- a CDS encoding mechanosensitive ion channel — MENTMDTLVKFATTSGLRVIGAILIFIAGRIFAGMARRLVHKTLTRTETDPTLISFLCTLTYAAILVFTVLAILAKFGIQTASFVAVLGAAGFAVGFALQGSLGNFAAGIMLLIFRPFKTGDFIEAAGTAGTVKDVQLFNTVLATPDNVKIIIPNGKLYGDIIKNYSAFDIRRVDLVIGIGYGSSIQAAFDAVTGLIKADSRILKDPEHQIAVTELADSSVNLVIRTWVNKVDYWNVKFDLQRSIKETFDEKGIEIPFPQRVVHMVSS; from the coding sequence TTAAGGGTCATCGGCGCGATCCTCATCTTCATTGCCGGTCGCATCTTTGCCGGTATGGCCAGAAGACTTGTGCACAAGACTCTGACCCGCACCGAAACCGATCCCACCCTGATCTCTTTTCTCTGCACGCTGACCTATGCGGCCATTCTTGTCTTCACGGTTCTGGCGATCCTTGCGAAATTCGGAATCCAGACCGCATCCTTCGTCGCCGTCCTCGGCGCCGCTGGTTTCGCCGTAGGGTTCGCGTTGCAAGGATCTCTTGGAAATTTCGCCGCCGGTATCATGCTGCTCATCTTCCGTCCTTTCAAGACCGGAGACTTCATTGAAGCGGCGGGAACGGCTGGAACAGTCAAGGATGTTCAATTGTTCAATACCGTTCTTGCAACACCGGACAATGTGAAAATCATCATTCCCAACGGAAAACTCTACGGCGATATTATCAAGAATTATTCAGCCTTTGATATAAGACGCGTCGATCTTGTGATTGGAATCGGATATGGTTCATCCATTCAGGCGGCGTTTGATGCCGTAACCGGGTTGATCAAAGCCGACAGCCGGATCCTCAAAGATCCTGAGCATCAGATCGCCGTCACCGAGCTTGCCGATTCATCCGTCAATCTGGTTATTCGAACCTGGGTGAATAAGGTCGATTATTGGAACGTGAAATTCGATCTGCAGCGTTCCATCAAAGAGACATTCGACGAGAAGGGGATAGAGATTCCTTTCCCTCAAAGAGT